The segment ttacctttTCCGTATCCTACCAAAAGAACTGCGTGATTGACCTGACAGACTTCATGACACTCTTCCATAACAATCCCCCCTACATACGGCTTAATGGGTGATACATCAATAGCTAAGGTTTGAAACATATTGTGTGTTCAATTAAGATAAATAgtcattttatgttaatgtacAGTTTGTATTACCTATGCTCAACGGTCCGATATTGTAAAGATGTTCCTTAATTTGGTCTTCCGATATTTTGCTGAAGATTTTATAGCCCTTTAATCTTATTTCAACTTTACTGCTATCATAACGGCATTTTCCTTCTTTAGCAACGTAAGGATAAGACTTCAAAGACATTGCACCATTAGCGACGAAATATCTGAAAAGTGATTTTGTTCAATAATGATggaacaaacataaaaatgaaatattatttgtataaaaatacctCAAAGCATCCCATGGGAGTCCTCCTGAACATCCCGAATCATATTTATCACAGTCCAGTAGTTGTTGCTCAGACACGTCTATGAGCTTACCAGTCTTTATAGCATGTATACTTTCGACATTAGcttgaatatgaaataaaaatatttctcaaactaaattgatatttcattaaaagtatttaaaagtgcacaaatttaatgaatattacaatACTTACCAGCTGCACTAAATGCCCAGCATGAACCacaatgtttttgatttttaatgctGCTGACAACTCCTTTCTTTCGCCAATCAAATTGATCCGGTGCAGTAACATTAAATGATTCTGGCAAATCAGTTTTTTTATGATCCTCATTCGATGGACTCTCCTCTCGTTTCAGaccagtataatattttatgaattcttcTTTGCTCAGATCCGAAAACTTATTGATACCTATTACAAAGTTTAAGGACATAAATGACAATTCTTAACAGAAATCGTCTCTTCATATACAGAAGTCTACTCACCGTAAACAGCATTCGAACTCCTCTCGTTCATAGCGTTAATATCCTTTAAATtgttcacaaatattttaaacctttcTTCCTTCTCGCTCTCATCATACTCTTTAttgtaatcttttataaactgTTCGAAAAGTGTTGGAGCCTCCTCCAGAGAGTACAGATGCTTTTGACCTAACTCCCtagaatatacattatattgtaatgtaactGATAACAAAATTGCACAAATAATGAACATTTTGATTTCGGTTTCCCATACTTCTAATGACCAATGTGCCGCTATTTATACTCCACTCGTACAGCACTTTACTAACAGTAATGTGTCTTCGGTATGTGGAgtcataaaatgaaatatacatatacaatcttataattattaggTTCAGGCATTAATGTACATTCTCTACATAATATCATATCttgatgacattttatttagttttgaagTTGTAAAACCATTGGTAATATAGTTAAAGACTACATTTCAAGCCTGGTCAGTTTGTAAGTGAACATTAGagaattgtttatttagatatttttgtttatttattatttctttgaagAAAACTGAAGAAAATCTATTGAAAACTTTcgatttacaataaattttatatttatgttaatggcTATTTTTCCtgctacatatattttttttgtcgtaCATTATATTCCTCTATTTCATCAATTCAACGGTAACACTATGGACGTCCCTTTATTTGGAGGGAAGTACAACAAAGAAGTATAAGGACAAGGCAGCTTCAAAGACGTCTTTTGGATTTTTAGCTATAAATGAGTAATTGTCAAAAAACGCAGCGTACAAGTAGAGACTGCATTAACTTACTTTGCTCCTTCGATAGTATCTcaactattaaatatgtattaaccAATTTTCTTGTAAACTACATATATCtaaagttaaaaaacatattttttattatatgagaagTTCTTTGGAATGTCATTCGGACACCAGTTTATGGATAAACTAtacaattagttatattaatgttttatattcaggAAAAATAAACTAGGaaataaattgtgtaataaagaaaataaagtattttattgaaacttctGTGATGTAAAGACCGAACTGTTTTTCCAACTCAAATAGACAATATTTTCAATCGGAAACATTTGGTTTCGGGAAATACTCTTTATTcagtaatttaattcattataaaaccaTAATATACATCATCTATTACTCAATTAATTAAGATGGGATATTTTTACAACGGccattttctataaaaaagttaactcACTCTGAGATGTTAAACCTCGAACTGGAAGCGTGTCTATGTGTATGAGTACTTAATGTTTGGAGAATTATTGTTCTAGAATTGGGAGTAAATGTCTACGAGACACAttctattaaacataaatttgtctgtaattatgaaatataagcaaatataaattagtattaaatatctCTTGGCAAGCTAGACGTAACTTCTGCGGATACACACTTGAAGGATGCTCTTGTTCTTGGAGTGCTCTCCTTTTGATTTTGTTCCAAGAAGTTTAAGAAAAGAAGCAGGAgtttaattcaaatgaaatgAAGAACTATTTCTTGAAAATGACTGAaaacttgaaatataatttatagagaCGCTATGCGGAGTGTTGTTACATTATTAGAACCTAACTGAAACCAATTCAAAGATCCTCCGTTACTACTACCTCAAGTAAGCGCTGCAAGAAGCATGTAGGGAACAATTAAGGTACGAGTGAATCTACTAACTATAGTTACAGTTTGAGTGATATACGCCGTTCAAAACTGACCATGAGTTATGGAATCCCTAAcggacaaataaataaataaatatacaatctatttaatttataaaatattcggcCATTATCTTTTAGTTGCTTTAAGATCTTTCGACCTCGTGGCTAAACGGTTAGTAAGTTGTACGTAATGAGGTATGGTTCCAAATACTGACTTTATAGAATAGAAGTGATTgtcttacaataataaatagtaatatctatttcaaacatttattgttttatataacagcTGTTGTAATTCCGATTTCAGTTACCAATAAGCAATTCACTCCCTTCACCATTCTAAAATAACCTTTATCTCCCCAATTCGGACCCCAAGAATTCTTGACGATCCAGTAGTCAACGCTGTTTTCTGAAAACACGTAACactattaattatcaaaaactattattgtatgctaaataaaaaattaagttgtttttaacttaaaagatacatttgacataaatagtatttaccCCTTTACCTATCCTACCAAAAGAACTGCGGGATTGACCAGATAGGTGTCAGGACACTCTTCTATAATAAATCACCTTTATACGACATAATTGGTGATCCACCCATACCTAAAGTTTGAAACATATTGTGTGTTCAGTTAAGATAAATAgtcattttatgttaatgtataGTTTGTATTACCTATACTCAATGGTCCgatattttaaagatgttCCTTAATTTGATCTTTCGATAGTTGTGTAATGTGTTTATAGTCCTTTAATCTGATTACAACTTTACTGCTATCATAGCCGCATTTTCCTTCTTTAGAAAAGTGAGGTTAAGAATTCAAAGACATTACACCTTTTTTATGGAAATAACTGAAATGAGATTTTGagcactaaaaatattttaaagtcaaaaaTTTACAcactttgtatttaattacctTATCGCCAACCACTGCATCCCTCCTGAACATCCCTCATCCCAGATATCATAGTCTACTGGTTGTTGCTCAGTCACTTTTGACCTAACTCTCTAGAATGaacattatattgtaatgtaacCGATAACAAAATTGTACAAACGACGAACAGAGTTTTTGTGTACTCCAACTTTCATAAACAGCTCAGCAGTATATAAACCCGACACTGCCTATTAAGAATTATCAGTTATAAATTTGAGTAATCTAgcgtaacaaaaaatattgtgaatgtTATGAATGTccagttttatattcaataaccaATATGTGCCTGTTTGTTTGTCCAACATACACTCCTGGAATAGATAAAAGTCGTCCTTCAAAAGTTCCTGTTGCTATTCGATAATAAATTAAGGCCTTCCAATTATtggatataaacaaaatatctttcaTGACACTACTATAAAGAAAGAGTTTTAAGATAATACGTCACACATGTTATAAGATACATTgatatgaaatgtttatataaaaagtatgaaGATAAAGAGAAAGTCTAGAAACAATGCATATTCTAACAGACATTtagttttacattattattattattatttttgcgcCATGGATTCAAATGCTTATTTTCATTCTTTACATAACACCTTATCTTTCTGATATGAAATATGACTTTTTTAGCAAATCATACGATTCAACCATTGAATTTGAAGTAAAGGAAAATCGGTAtttgtgatatattataaCGAGGGTTTTGTATATCGATTATTTTTCGATACTctcaaaaatctattaaaaactGGGACTGAATTTTAT is part of the Danaus plexippus chromosome 2, MEX_DaPlex, whole genome shotgun sequence genome and harbors:
- the LOC116779351 gene encoding uncharacterized protein LOC116779351 gives rise to the protein MFIICAILLSVTLQYNVYSRELGQKHLYSLEEAPTLFEQFIKDYNKEYDESEKEERFKIFVNNLKDINAMNERSSNAVYGINKFSDLSKEEFIKYYTGLKREESPSNEDHKKTDLPESFNVTAPDQFDWRKKGVVSSIKNQKHCGSCWAFSAAANVESIHAIKTGKLIDVSEQQLLDCDKYDSGCSGGLPWDALRYFVANGAMSLKSYPYVAKEGKCRYDSSKVEIRLKGYKIFSKISEDQIKEHLYNIGPLSIAIDVSPIKPYVGGIVMEECHEVCQVNHAVLLVGYGKEYSVEYWIVKNSWGPNWGENGYFRMERGVNCLLLTSTGITTAVI